Proteins encoded within one genomic window of Bufo bufo chromosome 4 unlocalized genomic scaffold, aBufBuf1.1 SUPER_4_unloc_2, whole genome shotgun sequence:
- the LOC120982856 gene encoding histone H3, with amino-acid sequence MARTKQTARKSTGGKAPRKQLATKAARKSAPATGGVKKPHRYRPGTVALREIRRYQKSTELLIRKLPFQRLVREIAQDFKTDLRFQSSAVMALQEASEAYLVGLFEDTNLCAIHAKRVTIMPKDIQLARRIRGERA; translated from the coding sequence ATGGCCAGAACCAAGCAGACAGCCCGTAAGTCCACCGGCGGGAAAGCTCCCCGCAAGCAGCTGGCCACTAAGGCCGCCAGGAAGAGCGCCCCCGCCACTGGCGGAGTCAAGAAGCCTCACCGCTACCGGCCCGGGACCGTCGCTCTCCGGGAGATCCGGCGCTACCAGAAGTCCACCGAGCTGCTCATCCGGAAGCTGCCCTTCCAGCGCCTGGTGAGAGAGATCGCCCAGGACTTCAAGACCGACCTTCGCTTCCAGAGCTCGGCCGTCATGGCCCTGCAGGAGGCCAGCGAGGCTTACCTGGTCGGGCTCTTCGAGGACACCAACCTCTGCGCCATCCACGCCAAGCGGGTCACCATCATGCCCAAGGATATCCAGCTGGCCCGCAGGATCCGAGGGGAGAGGGCTTAG
- the LOC120982855 gene encoding histone H2B 1.1 — MPEPAKSAPAPKKGSKKAVTKVQKKDGKKRRKSRKESYAIYVYKVLKQVHPDTGISSKAMGIMNSFVNDIFERIAGEASRLAHYNKRSTITSREIQTAVRLLLPGELAKHAVSEGTKAVTKYTSAK; from the coding sequence ATGCCCGAGCCAGCCAAGTCCGCCCCAGCGCCCAAGAAGGGCTCCAAGAAAGCCGTCACCAAGGTCCAGAAGAAGGACGGCAAGAAGCGGAGGAAGAGCAGGAAGGAGAGCTATGCCATCTACGTCTACAAGGTGCTGAAGCAGGTCCACCCCGACACCGGCATCTCCTCCAAGGCCATGGGCATCATGAACTCCTTCGTCAACGACATCTTCGAGCGCATCGCAGGGGAAGCCTCCCGCCTGGCTCACTACAACAAGCGCTCCACCATCACCTCCCGGGAGATCCAGACCGCCGTGCGCCTGCTGCTGCCCGGAGAGCTGGCCAAGCACGCCGTCTCCGAGGGCACCAAGGCCGTCACCAAGTACACCAGCGccaagtga
- the LOC120982854 gene encoding histone H1B-like: MAETAPAAAAPPPPAEAAAKSKKQPRKSAAAAGGAKKSKKPSGPSVSELLVTAVSASKERSGVSLAALKKALAAGGCDVEKNNSRIKVAIRALVTKGTLTQVKGSGASGSFKLNKKQQETKDKAAAKKKPAAAKKPAATAAKKPAKSPKKPKKALAKSPKKAKKPAAAKSPKKPKAAPKKLAKSPAKKAAKPKAAKSPAKKAAKAKKSAAKK, from the coding sequence ATGGCAGAGACCGCGCCAGCAGCcgccgctcctcctcctcccgccgAAGCGGCCGCCAAGTCCAAGAAGCAGCCGAGGAAATCCGCCGCGGCAGCAGGGGGCGCCAAGAAAAGCAAGAAGCCGTCCGGTCCCAGCGTGTCCGAGCTCCTGGTCACAGCCGTGTCCGCCTCCAAGGAGCGCAGCGGGGTGTCTCTGGCCGCCCTGAAGAAGGCTCTGGCTGCCGGAGGATGCGATGTAGAGAAGAACAATAGCCGCATCAAGGTGGCCATCAGGGCTCTGGTCACCAAGGGCACCCTCACCCAGGTGAAGGGCAGCGGCGCCTCCGGCTCCTTCAAGCTCAACAagaagcagcaggagaccaaggaCAAGGCGGCGGCCAAGAAGAAGCCGGCGGCGGCCAAGAAACCTGCAGCTACTGCGGCCAAGAAACCCGCTAAATCCCCGAAGAAGCCCAAGAAGGCTCTGGCCAAGAGCCCGAAAAAGGCTAAGAAACCAGCCGCAGCCAAGAGCCCCAAGAAGCCGAAGGCTGCCCCCAAGAAGCTGGCCAAGAGTCCGGCTAAGAAGGCGGCCAAACCCAAGGCTGCCAAGAGTCcggccaagaaagcggcgaaagcCAAGAAGAGCGCGGCCAAGAAGTAA